The Pseudomonas sp. IB20 region AATGATACTCATATGATATTTCTCCTTTACAGCAGCTAGAGCGTCACTTGATAATCGGGCGATATATAAGTTTTCTTCATCGACGAAGGCTAGCTCGGCGTTGCTGACCTCCCGACTTGGTATATCGTTTCGATACACCAGCCTAACGGCACTGATCTCTAATAGTCTGTCTGGTGTTGGCCGTTATCTGCCTGATGCCTATGGCGGCTATTCAGGTCGGAGGTATGGGCCGAATGGGGTCCAATGGTACATAAATGGTACGAGATAAAGATAAATCAGCTGTAGGCCTTTGTTTTAAAGGCTCTTTGGTTCAGTAGTTCCAATCCATCACCGGGACGGGAGAGGGGAGCGGTTTGTAAGGGCATTGGGGATCTGAGTTAGCGAGACGAATGGGGCGCAGTTTATCAGGGATGGGTCTTGGGTGTCGGGGAGGCGTGTTCCTCGCCATTCACCACTTTGAACGGGGGCGTTGCCGTGTGTGGAATTCGCGGGCCCTGCTCTTGAGTGCCAGAGATTGGGGAACAACTAAACGACATTTCCTGCGTCGGTTGGCGTTGCAGCTTTGCGATCCTGCTTCCACGTTTCCCACGTCCTTCCGATATTCTTGTCGTGGAAATTCCAAGACTATGAATAGTCAGTAATGTCCACTTTTGGCCCAGCGTGTGTAAAAGCGCGCTGATGCACTGTCGGCGCGTAGCGCAGAAGGCTGTTAGCTGAGTAATTGCTCGCAAAAAGTCCTGCGGGTCATCACTAGGGCCTGGGAGCCCCAACGTCACTTCTACCGTGCTGGGTGGCCAAAATAAAGACCTCTTCAGGCCGACAGCGCCTTCATTAAACAGCGGGTGCCGAGAGTTTTCATGACCCGCTTCAGGTAGGCGAGTACGTTCAAGCTCATCTGCGCACTTACTCCGTTCAGCTTTCGTGTCAGGAAATGCGTGGCGCCCCTCCATTGTTTGAGTATCCCGAAGGGATGCTCGACCTTGCGCTTGCGGACTCGCCTCATGTCCGGCGCGTTGCTCAGTCTGGCTTTATACCTCTCGTTTCAAATGGTGCAGTTATTCTATTAATTCAGGGGGTGGGCGGTCTCAAGGACCAAGTGCAACACCTGATGTAAGGTGTTGCCATGCCAACGAAGTACACACATCTCAGCACTGAGCTAGACCACGGCGCCAAACAAGTGCCCCACCAGCGCCGTAATCCCCATGGCCAGCGCCCCCCAGAAGGTCACCCGCCAGGCGCCGGTGATGACTTTGGCTCCGCCGGCGCTGGCGGCGATGGCGCCCAGTGTTGCGAGAAACACCAATGACATGCCCGATATCCAGGGCACCACGCTGTGCTCCGGCGCGACAAACGTCACCGCCAGGGGCAGGGCGGCACCCACCACAAAGCTGGCGGCGGAGGCCAGGGCGGCCTGCAAGGGTTTGGCGGTAAGGGTGGCGCTGATACCCAGTTCGTCCCGGGCGTGCGAACCCAACGCATCATGGGCCATCAATTGATCGGCCACCTGATGCGCCAGTTCGGGTGATACGCCACGATGCATGTAGATGTTGGCGAGCTCGATGTGTTCGGCTTTCGGGTCACTGGCCAACTCGGCCCGTTCGCGGGACAAATCGGCACGCTCGGTATCCGCCTGGGAGTGCACGGAGATGTATTCGCCGGCGGCCATCGACATGGCGCCGGCCATCAGCCCCGCCATGCCTGTGACCAGCAACGTGGCGTGGCTGGCGTTGGCGGCGGCCACGCCGATCAGCAGGCTGGCGGTGGAGACAATCCCGTCGTTGGCCCCCAGGACGGCGGCGCGCAGCCAGCCGATACGATCACTGCGGTGGGATTCGGTGTGTCTGTGCATGAATTTCATGGTTGAGCGCGACTCACTGTCATTGGGCGGTTCATATCGGGCGGGTTTCAATCTGCGCCTGCAACTGGCCGCCGACAATGGATATTTCCTTGAATTGTTGGCCGTCGCGCAGCACGAACAGCGCGTCCATCCCGCGTTCCTGTGCCAGACGTGGCCCTTCGGTTTCACCCAGCACCATCAGCGCCGTGGCCCAGGCATCGGCGAGCATGCACGAAGCAGCCACCACGGTGACGGCGGCGAGCGGGTTGCACAGCGGCGCGCCGGTGGCCGGGTTCATGGTATGAGCATAGGCTTGACCGGCCACGTCGACCCACTGTCGGTAGTCCCCGGAGGTCGCGATCGCGACGTCGCCAAGCTCCATCACACCCATGACTGCACGCACGCCCCGGTCAGGCTTTTCCACCGCCACGGTCCAGCACTGGCCGTCGGGTTTGACGCCCCGGGCACGCATCTCGCCATCGATGCCGACCAGGTAGCGGGTGATGCCAAAACCTTCCAGGCAACGGGCCAACTCATCGACGCCAAACCCCTTGGCGATGCCATTCAAATCAAGGTGCAGCGGCGCGCGTTTGCGCACCTGATTACGTAACGGGTCGACCACCAACGCGGCGCTGGCTGACAGCCGGGTGCGCGGCGGCATCGTCGCGAGCGCCTGTTCTGTAACGGTCGGTTCTGCGGGGCCGAACCCCCAGGCATTCACCAGATCACCGACGGCAATGTCGAAGGCGCCGCCGGATTGCTGACTGACACGCAGTGCCGCTGACAGCACCGTTGCCAGTTCCTGGGGCACCGAAATCCATTGCTGCTCGGGGGCAGCATTGAGGCGGTTGAGGTCCGAATCGGGTTTCCAGGTGGACATTTGCTGGTCCACCTGGGCCACCGCGCACGCCAAGTGAAGACCCACTTCGTCGGTATCTATTCCGGCCCCGGCATAGAACAGGGCAGTGTAGCGGCTGCCCATGGTTTTGCCGTTCAGGCTGTAGCGCTGCAACTCAGTAGACGTCTTCACGGTAGCGTCCTTGTGCCTTGAGGGTCAGCACCGTCAGGTTGAGAGGTGCCAACACCTCATCGAGGGCATGCATCACGCCTTTTGCCATTTCGCGACTGCCACACACCAGCACCTGGGCGCCTTTTTCAATCAGTCGACGCAGGGCCTGGGCATCGCCGATCAGCCGGTCTTGCACGTAGCAGCGGTCTTGAACCTGAGAAAAGGCCGCGCGCAATGCTGTCAGGCGCCGGTCGGCCAGGTACTGCTTGAGTTGCGGCTCGTAGAGGAAGTCCGAGGCCGGGTTGCGCCCGCCCCAATACAAGTGCATTGGGTGGTGGGCCGTGTTGTTGCGGATAAAACCGGCCAATGGACCGATGCCGGTACCGGCACCGATCAGGATCACCGGGTGCGTGCCCGACGCCGGGCGAAATTGCGGGTTGGGCTGGATAAACGCTTCGATCGATGCTCCGATGTCCAGGCCATGAAGGAATTCCGAGCACACGCCACCGTTGTGTTTGCGCACGCAGATTTCCAGCACGCTGTCCTGCGAACCGCTGGCCAGCGAGTAAAAACGGGGGATCGGACTGCCCGGAGGCACAATCCCGACCAAGTCACCGGCCAGGAAGTCCGGCAGCGCATCGGGTGCCTTGAAGCGCAAGACGTGGGTCGGTGCGTTCACCTGTTCGCCATAGACGATGCGCTCTGTCAGCAGCAATGGATGGGTCTGTGGCCGCTGCGGGGCATGGACCAGTGTCAGGTCATGTTTGAGCACGTCGCCCAGCGCGTGGCCCCAACGTGCAAACTCCTGAGAGGATTGGCGGTTGACGGTTTCCAGCCCCAATAACGGTGAGCCACCGGCCTGCAACATCGCGTCCTGCACCTGATGGGCGAACTGACAGAACTGCGCAAACTGGCGGTCACCAAAGCCCAGCACGGCGAAGGGCAGGCCGGGCTTGAGACCGGTTTTTGCCAGCCGCGCCATGAACTGCGAAGCCGAGGCTGGCGCGTCACCGTCACCGTGGGTCGCTGTGAGGATGATCACGCGTGGGGCGCTGCGGTAGTCGTTGGCGTATTGATTCATCGCCGCGCTATGCACTCGGTGTCCGGCCAGGTGCAAGGCGTCATGCAAGGTCTTGGCAAAGCCCCAGGTGCTGTTGTTTTCACTGCCCACCAGAATCACGCTGTCGGCAGAGTGGGCAGGGCTGTTGTGGCGGATGTTCGGGCTCGCCTTGCGCCGGCGCCACCACAACAGGAGGCCGGTGACGCTCATCAACGGCACACAGAGGGCGCAGAGCCCAAGCGGCAGGCCCAGCCACCACAGGCCTTCACCGGTGTGCAGCTGATAGATCAATTCATAAAGGTTGTGCATCGAGTCGTCGGCCTGGTATGACAACAAGGCGCCGCTGGCCTGATCCACGTAGCCGTCGCCCTGGGCGGTGCGCAGGGAAAACACGTCCTTCGGGTTGCCGGGACTGGGGTAGACCAGCTCGCGCAGGTCATTCAGGTCTGTGGCCTGCAAGGCTTGCAGGCTCGCCACTGGCAAGGCCGGCCCGGCACTGACGTGGGCGGGGAAAGCGGGTTCATTCTGACTGCCGTCGGCGATAAAGCCGAAGGTGGTGGCGGACATATACAGCCCGCTCAAGGCCGACAGCAGCAGCCCGAGCAAGGCCAGTCGCCCGACTTCAGCATGCCAGCGCTGGTTGAAGGTGCCGCGCAGTGGCCGCAGCAGGTTGCGCCAGCCACCCAGGCGCCGGACCAGCAACAGCGCTCCGGACACTGACAGCATCAGCATGAACAACGCGCCGACACCCGACACCCCATGGCCCGGTGTGCCAAGGAACATCGAGCGGTGCAGCTCTTTCACCCAACGCGTGAACGCGGAGGGTGCGTAAGGCGCTAGGCCTTCGCCAGTCAGTGGGTCGACCGTTTCAGCTCCGGCCTGCCCGTTCTGGTTGTAGTAGACGATGACCGTCCCGGACGCTGTGCGCTGGATCTGCTCCACGCCCGGGAAGTGATTGGCCACACGCCCGGCCAATTGACCGACGGTGAGTTGCCCGGCCGCGGTGGGGGTGTTGTGCAAGCGTTCCAGCGCCGGGTCGACCGACAGGATCGCGCCGCTGATGGCCAACAGCATGACCAACAGGGCGGCGATCAGGCCGGACAGGGAATGGGACTGGCGAAGCATGTTCAGCCTCCAGAAAGGGCAGGTGCTACAAATCGTAAGTAAAGGACTCGACATAGGTGCTGCCGTTCGCCGGCTGGCCTGCGCCCTTGGACGTCAGGGGCACGCTGACATCGACGCGGGCGTCACGTTTGTCCTCGACGGCACTGTCGATGCGGATCTGATACCCGGCATCGATCAGGGTGTCTGCCAGTTCGACGCTGACTTTGAGCGTGCGCCCACTGCCGACACTGGCGCCGCTGACGCCGTCAAACTCGCTCGGGTTCATCCCGCTGCCACGGGCCCAGTCGCCCAGGTGCTTGTAGTACTTGGCCTTCTTGCCGGCCACCCACAGGGTTTTCTGGTATTGGCCGTTGGCGTCGGTTACGTAGATCGCCAGGTAGGCATCATTGCCGCTGTAGTCCTTGAGCTGGGTGGTCAGGGTTACTTCCCGGGCCTGGGCCAACCCCGGCAGGGCAATGGCGCCGGCGAGACAGGTGGCTGCGATGATCTTTTTCATGAGGGTGTCCTTGTGATCGTTAGGTCGAGAGCCTGGACCTGCTTGCTGACAGCAACCTGAATCGCAGGAAAAACTCATCGACGGGTGAGGCGTCATTCGGTGAGTGGGCTGCCGAGATAATCCCTGGCATCGCCGTCGTCGCGGAAATGGATCTCGAGCGTGCGCAGGCGCAGCGATGCCGGTGAGTAGCTGGCTTCGATGGCGTTGCCCTTGCGGTCCAACCCCTTGAGTTCGTAACAACTGTCGTCGACCTTGATGCGTTGTACGCTCCAGCCGTATTGCCGCTCGACCTGCTGTCGCAAAGTGTCGCGCGGTTGCCAGTCGCTCACCGGGTCGCTGCAGTCGTCGTCGGCCCTGGCGAAACCGCTAAGCAGCAGGCTCAACAGCGCGGCATGGGCAATAAAACCTGATTTCATGATCTGTCTCCTGCCGAGGTCGGCGTCTGTGGCATACCCCAAGGTGCATTCCTGACAACCAGCTGAATCTTCAGATTCACGTCAGGTAAGGCGATTAAGGTGCGGCACGACAACCACCACAGGAGGTGCCAGATGCGGGTTTTATTGGTCGAGGACGCCCCAGGGCTGGGGGAAGCGGTGCGCGAACAGATCGCCGATGACGGTCACGCCGTCGATTGGGTGCAGCGCCTGGACCATGCGCGCAACAGCGTGCGCACCACGCCTTACGACCTGATCCTGCTGGACCTGATGCTGCCGGA contains the following coding sequences:
- a CDS encoding FAD:protein FMN transferase; this encodes MKTSTELQRYSLNGKTMGSRYTALFYAGAGIDTDEVGLHLACAVAQVDQQMSTWKPDSDLNRLNAAPEQQWISVPQELATVLSAALRVSQQSGGAFDIAVGDLVNAWGFGPAEPTVTEQALATMPPRTRLSASAALVVDPLRNQVRKRAPLHLDLNGIAKGFGVDELARCLEGFGITRYLVGIDGEMRARGVKPDGQCWTVAVEKPDRGVRAVMGVMELGDVAIATSGDYRQWVDVAGQAYAHTMNPATGAPLCNPLAAVTVVAASCMLADAWATALMVLGETEGPRLAQERGMDALFVLRDGQQFKEISIVGGQLQAQIETRPI
- a CDS encoding PepSY domain-containing protein gives rise to the protein MKSGFIAHAALLSLLLSGFARADDDCSDPVSDWQPRDTLRQQVERQYGWSVQRIKVDDSCYELKGLDRKGNAIEASYSPASLRLRTLEIHFRDDGDARDYLGSPLTE
- a CDS encoding DUF2271 domain-containing protein, with protein sequence MKKIIAATCLAGAIALPGLAQAREVTLTTQLKDYSGNDAYLAIYVTDANGQYQKTLWVAGKKAKYYKHLGDWARGSGMNPSEFDGVSGASVGSGRTLKVSVELADTLIDAGYQIRIDSAVEDKRDARVDVSVPLTSKGAGQPANGSTYVESFTYDL
- a CDS encoding VIT1/CCC1 transporter family protein, with protein sequence MKFMHRHTESHRSDRIGWLRAAVLGANDGIVSTASLLIGVAAANASHATLLVTGMAGLMAGAMSMAAGEYISVHSQADTERADLSRERAELASDPKAEHIELANIYMHRGVSPELAHQVADQLMAHDALGSHARDELGISATLTAKPLQAALASAASFVVGAALPLAVTFVAPEHSVVPWISGMSLVFLATLGAIAASAGGAKVITGAWRVTFWGALAMGITALVGHLFGAVV
- a CDS encoding PepSY domain-containing protein yields the protein MLRQSHSLSGLIAALLVMLLAISGAILSVDPALERLHNTPTAAGQLTVGQLAGRVANHFPGVEQIQRTASGTVIVYYNQNGQAGAETVDPLTGEGLAPYAPSAFTRWVKELHRSMFLGTPGHGVSGVGALFMLMLSVSGALLLVRRLGGWRNLLRPLRGTFNQRWHAEVGRLALLGLLLSALSGLYMSATTFGFIADGSQNEPAFPAHVSAGPALPVASLQALQATDLNDLRELVYPSPGNPKDVFSLRTAQGDGYVDQASGALLSYQADDSMHNLYELIYQLHTGEGLWWLGLPLGLCALCVPLMSVTGLLLWWRRRKASPNIRHNSPAHSADSVILVGSENNSTWGFAKTLHDALHLAGHRVHSAAMNQYANDYRSAPRVIILTATHGDGDAPASASQFMARLAKTGLKPGLPFAVLGFGDRQFAQFCQFAHQVQDAMLQAGGSPLLGLETVNRQSSQEFARWGHALGDVLKHDLTLVHAPQRPQTHPLLLTERIVYGEQVNAPTHVLRFKAPDALPDFLAGDLVGIVPPGSPIPRFYSLASGSQDSVLEICVRKHNGGVCSEFLHGLDIGASIEAFIQPNPQFRPASGTHPVILIGAGTGIGPLAGFIRNNTAHHPMHLYWGGRNPASDFLYEPQLKQYLADRRLTALRAAFSQVQDRCYVQDRLIGDAQALRRLIEKGAQVLVCGSREMAKGVMHALDEVLAPLNLTVLTLKAQGRYREDVY